The following coding sequences are from one Arthrobacter crystallopoietes window:
- the recO gene encoding DNA repair protein RecO, with translation MSNRSFASRTYRDEGVILRTHKLGEADRIIILLTKRHGQVRAVAKGVRRTSSKFGAMLEPFMVTDLQLVKGRNLDIVTQAQMLGPYGRDIAADYRKYTSAAVICETAEKLTDIDGESTSAHYALVIGALSALSRNVHAPELILDSYLLRALATAGWAPSFTDCARCGEPGPHSAFSAPLGGAVCHGCRPPGSASPAPATMTLLAALLSADWPAADSSVTGARNEAAGLVAAYLQWHLERSLKSLKHVERV, from the coding sequence GTGTCCAACAGATCCTTTGCCTCCCGCACCTATCGGGACGAAGGCGTGATCCTGCGTACGCACAAGCTCGGCGAGGCAGACCGCATCATTATCCTCCTCACCAAACGTCATGGCCAGGTCCGGGCGGTTGCCAAGGGGGTGCGCCGCACGAGCAGCAAATTCGGTGCGATGCTGGAGCCTTTCATGGTGACGGACCTGCAATTGGTGAAGGGACGGAATCTCGACATCGTGACGCAGGCCCAGATGCTGGGACCGTACGGCCGGGACATTGCCGCCGACTATCGAAAGTACACTTCGGCAGCCGTTATCTGCGAGACTGCCGAGAAATTGACCGATATCGACGGCGAGTCCACCTCCGCGCACTATGCGCTCGTCATCGGGGCGTTGTCGGCGCTCAGCCGCAACGTCCATGCACCCGAACTGATCCTGGATTCTTACTTGCTGCGGGCCCTCGCCACGGCTGGTTGGGCTCCGAGTTTTACTGACTGCGCGCGTTGCGGAGAGCCAGGACCGCACAGTGCCTTTTCGGCGCCGCTGGGCGGTGCGGTGTGCCATGGCTGCCGGCCTCCGGGTTCGGCGTCGCCCGCCCCGGCTACGATGACGTTGCTGGCCGCTTTGCTAAGCGCCGACTGGCCAGCGGCAGACAGCTCCGTTACCGGGGCCAGGAACGAGGCGGCTGGGCTGGTCGCCGCCTATTTGCAATGGCACCTGGAACGATCCCTGAAATCCCTCAAACACGTGGAGAGAGTGTGA
- a CDS encoding LCP family protein, translating into MGWLKIVAVVLACALIAGIGVVVVKVMGLRASLTAEPLNLGTGATGLPVDLSTDPVQILILGTDSRDNTGGAYGKDPSSDGKGNSDVMMLMNLSADRERVTVVSLPRDLLTDIPTCEDPQTGQVYPAQEFAQLNTALSYGGPGCTVAAVNELTGMEIDHFMMADFNAVKELSEVIGGVEVCVNEPINDTYSNLVLPAGVSSVQGEQALAFLRTRHAFGDGGDRGRIRAQQSFLASMARKIMSEGTLTNVPRLYNIADAVARNLTVDEGLTEITKLLALADRLKNVDLGKVAFVSLPTSLYEPNPNRLVMDEVEGQKLFEILRNDGDVTAGSKPEPSASPTEAPEETEEPSETAEPEPEETLSFDPSVQPVQVLNGSGAEGRSEEVVEQLQLLGYLLSAPAETVAGAESTSPATQIFYSAGFEDVARALAEELNVPKANVLSSETRYGVTVSVGKDFTTGEKLDPTGGVSGNFTGQTADQVTCQGSGGF; encoded by the coding sequence ATGGGTTGGCTGAAAATCGTTGCGGTGGTTCTGGCCTGCGCTTTGATCGCAGGAATCGGCGTCGTCGTTGTCAAGGTCATGGGCCTGCGCGCAAGCCTTACCGCCGAACCGCTGAACCTGGGCACCGGTGCAACCGGCCTGCCGGTGGATCTGAGCACCGACCCGGTCCAGATCCTCATTCTCGGCACCGATTCCCGCGACAATACGGGCGGCGCCTACGGCAAGGATCCCTCGTCGGACGGCAAAGGCAACTCCGATGTCATGATGCTGATGAACCTTTCCGCGGACCGGGAGCGGGTGACCGTGGTCAGCCTGCCGCGGGACTTGCTGACCGACATTCCCACCTGCGAAGATCCCCAAACCGGGCAGGTGTATCCCGCACAAGAGTTCGCCCAGCTGAACACCGCCTTGAGCTATGGCGGCCCCGGCTGCACGGTGGCGGCCGTCAATGAGCTGACCGGGATGGAAATAGACCATTTCATGATGGCGGACTTCAACGCCGTCAAGGAGCTCTCCGAAGTCATCGGCGGCGTCGAAGTTTGCGTCAATGAGCCGATCAACGACACCTATTCCAACCTGGTGCTGCCCGCCGGCGTTAGTTCCGTGCAGGGCGAGCAAGCGCTGGCGTTCCTGCGGACGCGCCACGCGTTCGGAGACGGCGGAGACCGCGGCCGCATTCGCGCACAGCAGAGCTTTCTGGCCTCGATGGCCCGTAAGATCATGTCCGAGGGCACACTTACGAACGTACCCCGGCTCTACAACATCGCCGACGCCGTGGCAAGGAACCTCACGGTCGACGAAGGCCTGACCGAAATCACCAAGCTGCTGGCCCTGGCAGACCGCCTCAAGAATGTCGACCTGGGCAAAGTCGCTTTCGTCTCGCTGCCTACGTCGCTGTATGAGCCGAATCCGAACCGCCTGGTCATGGACGAAGTAGAAGGCCAGAAGCTGTTCGAAATTCTGAGGAACGACGGCGACGTAACCGCTGGTTCCAAGCCCGAGCCTTCCGCTTCGCCCACCGAGGCGCCAGAGGAGACCGAAGAGCCGTCGGAGACGGCCGAGCCTGAACCGGAAGAGACGCTCTCGTTCGACCCATCGGTGCAGCCTGTGCAGGTCCTCAATGGATCCGGCGCCGAAGGCCGCAGCGAGGAGGTCGTTGAACAGCTGCAGTTGCTGGGATATCTGCTTAGCGCTCCGGCTGAGACCGTGGCAGGGGCCGAGAGCACCAGCCCAGCCACCCAGATCTTCTATTCAGCCGGCTTCGAGGACGTAGCGCGTGCCCTGGCGGAGGAGCTGAACGTGCCCAAGGCCAACGTCCTGTCGTCCGAGACCCGTTACGGCGTCACCGTTTCTGTCGGGAAGGACTTCACCACCGGTGAAAAACTGGATCCGACCGGGGGAGTGAGCGGCAACTTCACCGGACAGACTGCCGACCAGGTTACCTGTCAGGGCTCCGGCGGTTTCTAG
- the era gene encoding GTPase Era produces the protein MSPNKGKVVAMATEGWPENYRAGFVSLVGRPNAGKSTLTNALVGQKVAITSAKPQTTRHTIRGIVHREDAQLVLVDTPGLHRPRTLLGQRLNDLVADTLSEVDAIGFCLPANEKIGPGDRFIANQLAALANKPVIALVTKTDLVDRAALAEQLLAVTALGAEVFPDGFADVVPVSAADGFQVGTVTDVLISRMPLSPPLYPSGELTDEPEAVMVAELIREAALEGVRDELPHSLAVVVEEIVPREGRSEDNPLLDVRVNLFVERSSQKAIIIGKGGARLRDVGTKARRGIEALLGTRVYLDLHVKIAKDWQRDPKQLVRLGF, from the coding sequence ATGAGTCCAAACAAAGGCAAAGTAGTTGCCATGGCGACCGAAGGCTGGCCGGAGAACTACCGTGCCGGTTTTGTCTCGCTCGTGGGGCGGCCGAACGCCGGCAAGTCGACATTGACCAACGCATTGGTCGGACAGAAAGTGGCCATCACCTCGGCCAAGCCGCAGACAACCCGGCACACCATCCGCGGTATCGTACACCGCGAGGATGCCCAGCTGGTGCTGGTGGATACCCCGGGCCTGCACCGACCGCGGACGCTCCTGGGACAGCGTCTGAATGATCTGGTTGCCGACACGCTCTCCGAGGTAGATGCGATTGGCTTCTGCCTCCCCGCAAATGAAAAAATCGGTCCCGGGGACCGCTTCATCGCCAACCAGCTGGCCGCGCTGGCGAACAAACCGGTCATCGCGCTGGTCACCAAGACCGATCTGGTGGACCGGGCTGCGTTGGCGGAGCAGCTGCTGGCCGTCACCGCGCTGGGGGCCGAGGTCTTTCCGGATGGTTTTGCCGATGTCGTTCCCGTCTCGGCAGCCGATGGTTTTCAGGTCGGCACGGTTACCGATGTGCTGATTTCGCGCATGCCGCTGTCCCCTCCGCTGTATCCGAGCGGTGAGTTGACTGATGAGCCGGAGGCCGTCATGGTCGCCGAGCTGATCCGCGAGGCCGCTTTGGAGGGCGTGCGGGACGAGCTGCCGCACTCTTTGGCCGTGGTGGTGGAAGAGATCGTTCCGCGCGAGGGGCGCAGTGAGGACAATCCGTTGCTGGACGTCCGGGTCAATCTTTTCGTCGAACGTTCAAGCCAGAAAGCCATCATCATCGGCAAGGGCGGCGCACGGCTGCGGGATGTCGGCACCAAGGCACGGCGTGGCATCGAGGCACTGCTGGGTACTCGGGTATACCTTGATCTTCATGTGAAAATCGCCAAGGACTGGCAACGGGACCCGAAACAGCTGGTACGGCTCGGCTTCTAG
- a CDS encoding quinone-dependent dihydroorotate dehydrogenase translates to MRLYPLFFRAAFSWMDPERAHTIGFRLIRLAHKAGGGSLLRRLTAPDASLRTQALGLSFPSPFGLAAGFDKEGHGIEALFDLGFGCVEVGTITGSAQPGNPRPRLFRLVEDRAVINRMGFNNDGAAAVGPRISAAQRSLQHRLGASRPVIGVNIGKTKTVELDDAVEDYLKSTRLLAPNADYLVVNVSSPNTPGLRLLQSVDTLRPLLKAVGETADSVARRHVPLLVKIAPDLSDEDIDDVARLALELKLDGIIATNTTISREGLKSDADKVASCGAGGLSGAPLKQRSLEVLRRLRTAVGDSLTLVAVGGVETAEDVQERLDAGASLVQGYTAFLYEGPFWAARINRDLARSRKAAAV, encoded by the coding sequence ATGCGCCTGTACCCCCTGTTCTTTCGTGCCGCCTTTTCCTGGATGGATCCCGAGCGTGCCCACACCATCGGCTTCCGGCTGATCCGTCTGGCCCACAAGGCCGGTGGCGGCTCCCTGCTGCGGCGCCTGACCGCGCCCGATGCTTCGCTGCGGACCCAGGCGTTGGGCCTGTCGTTCCCGTCGCCCTTCGGCCTGGCCGCGGGCTTTGATAAGGAAGGCCACGGCATCGAAGCGCTGTTCGACCTGGGCTTCGGCTGCGTTGAAGTCGGCACCATCACAGGCTCGGCCCAGCCGGGCAACCCTCGCCCGAGGCTCTTCCGGCTGGTTGAGGACCGGGCCGTGATCAACCGCATGGGCTTCAACAACGACGGCGCAGCGGCAGTTGGACCGCGCATTTCCGCGGCACAGCGGTCGCTGCAGCACCGCCTGGGCGCCAGCCGTCCTGTGATCGGCGTCAATATCGGCAAAACCAAGACGGTGGAACTCGATGACGCGGTGGAGGATTATCTGAAGAGCACCCGTCTGCTCGCGCCCAACGCCGATTATCTGGTGGTCAACGTCAGTTCGCCCAACACCCCGGGGCTGCGGCTGCTGCAGAGCGTTGATACTTTGCGGCCGCTGCTGAAGGCGGTAGGGGAGACCGCTGATTCCGTGGCACGCAGGCATGTGCCGCTGCTGGTCAAGATCGCTCCCGATCTTAGCGACGAAGACATCGATGACGTGGCGCGCCTGGCTCTCGAGCTGAAACTGGACGGCATTATTGCCACCAATACCACGATTTCGCGCGAGGGCTTGAAATCCGACGCCGACAAGGTCGCCTCCTGTGGCGCCGGCGGCCTTTCCGGCGCTCCGCTCAAGCAGCGTTCCCTGGAAGTGCTGCGACGGCTGCGTACGGCCGTCGGGGATTCGCTGACGCTAGTAGCCGTCGGCGGAGTCGAAACGGCAGAAGATGTGCAGGAGCGGCTGGACGCCGGCGCCAGCCTGGTCCAGGGCTACACCGCGTTTCTTTATGAAGGTCCGTTCTGGGCCGCCCGCATCAACCGCGACCTGGCACGCAGCCGTAAGGCGGCCGCTGTCTGA
- a CDS encoding M13 family metallopeptidase — protein MSAVRYERKFALVHSGIALTHVDPAVRPQDDLFRHVNGKWLSETVIRADRPLEGSFTALRDASEAAVREIVEESAASPDPQSPAGKIGLLYSGFMDTDTIESKKFAPVQPQLDAIDAVSDRDGLLALLPEFTRNGAAFPLAFFVNNDAGDPTRYLVYLYQSGLGLPDEAYYRDADFADIRTAYHAYAVRLLQLAGFDAGEADEAISLEHKLAAGHMDKVSCRDPQKTYNPRTVGELSESLPWIRPWLAGLGAEGKDVSEVVVCQPDFVKTLGSLLEDEPLEVWKSWFRLQALTAAAPYLHAEAVDTHFSFYGKTLSGIPELKERWRRGVAFVEGALGEAIGREYVDRHFPPAHKQRMEELVGNLIEAYQQSITSLSWLSAETIERALEKLAAFRTKIGYPTKWIDYSGFAAGKDVWQNVLEANAFEVRRNLAKLEGPIDAEEWHMTPQTVNAYYMPTMNEIVFPAAILQPPFFDADADMAANYGAIGAVIGHEIGHGFDDMGSQYDGTGALRNWWTDGDRKAFEQLTSRLVDQFSVLSPEEAPGSTVNGELTLGENIGDLGGLIIAFKAYRLSLNGEPTPEIDGLSGDQRFFYSWAECWRQKIRPEESVRRLTIDPHSPNEFRCNQIVRNMVEFHDAFSVSEGDGLWLAPSERVRIW, from the coding sequence GTGTCAGCGGTCCGTTACGAAAGGAAGTTTGCCTTGGTCCACTCCGGCATTGCCCTGACCCACGTTGATCCCGCGGTCCGTCCGCAGGACGACCTATTCCGGCACGTTAACGGGAAATGGCTCTCGGAGACAGTCATCCGGGCGGACCGGCCATTGGAAGGTTCGTTCACCGCCCTGCGGGACGCCTCGGAAGCCGCCGTGCGCGAGATTGTGGAAGAGTCCGCGGCCAGCCCTGATCCGCAGTCACCGGCCGGCAAGATCGGCCTGCTCTATTCCGGATTTATGGATACCGACACCATTGAGTCGAAGAAGTTCGCGCCGGTCCAACCGCAACTCGACGCTATAGACGCCGTCTCGGACCGGGACGGGCTGCTGGCACTACTGCCGGAATTCACCCGCAACGGCGCCGCCTTCCCGCTGGCATTCTTCGTTAACAACGACGCCGGTGATCCCACCCGCTATCTCGTCTACCTCTATCAGTCGGGATTGGGGCTGCCGGACGAGGCCTACTACCGCGACGCGGATTTTGCCGACATCCGTACCGCTTACCACGCCTACGCCGTCCGTTTGCTGCAACTGGCCGGGTTCGATGCCGGCGAAGCGGACGAGGCGATCTCGCTTGAGCACAAGCTGGCGGCCGGGCACATGGACAAGGTCTCCTGCCGGGATCCGCAAAAGACATACAACCCTCGCACCGTAGGCGAGCTCTCCGAATCCCTGCCTTGGATCCGGCCGTGGCTTGCCGGCCTGGGCGCGGAGGGCAAGGACGTGAGCGAGGTCGTGGTCTGCCAGCCGGATTTCGTGAAGACCCTTGGCAGCCTGCTCGAAGATGAGCCCCTGGAAGTCTGGAAATCCTGGTTCCGGCTGCAGGCACTGACCGCGGCGGCACCCTACCTGCACGCGGAAGCGGTAGACACCCACTTCAGTTTCTACGGCAAGACGCTGAGCGGCATTCCGGAACTGAAGGAGCGCTGGAGGCGGGGTGTGGCGTTTGTGGAAGGCGCTCTAGGAGAAGCCATCGGCCGCGAATACGTGGACCGGCATTTCCCACCAGCGCACAAGCAGCGGATGGAAGAACTGGTCGGGAATCTGATCGAGGCGTACCAGCAAAGCATCACCTCGCTGTCCTGGCTCAGTGCCGAGACGATTGAGCGCGCCCTGGAGAAGCTTGCGGCCTTCCGGACGAAAATTGGCTACCCGACCAAATGGATCGACTACTCCGGATTCGCGGCCGGCAAGGACGTGTGGCAGAACGTGCTGGAGGCGAATGCCTTCGAAGTCCGCCGCAACCTGGCCAAACTGGAAGGCCCGATCGACGCGGAAGAGTGGCATATGACACCACAGACGGTCAATGCATACTACATGCCGACGATGAACGAGATCGTGTTCCCGGCGGCCATCCTCCAGCCGCCGTTCTTCGATGCGGATGCAGACATGGCGGCCAACTACGGGGCAATCGGCGCCGTCATCGGCCACGAAATCGGCCACGGGTTCGACGACATGGGTTCGCAGTACGACGGTACTGGCGCGCTGCGCAACTGGTGGACTGACGGTGACCGGAAAGCTTTTGAGCAGCTCACTTCCCGTCTGGTGGACCAGTTCTCGGTCCTGAGCCCCGAAGAAGCCCCCGGCAGTACCGTCAACGGCGAACTGACACTGGGCGAAAACATCGGTGATCTCGGTGGTCTGATCATTGCCTTCAAGGCGTACCGGCTGAGCCTTAACGGGGAGCCGACGCCCGAGATTGACGGTCTCTCCGGTGACCAGAGGTTCTTCTATTCGTGGGCTGAATGCTGGCGCCAGAAGATCAGGCCGGAAGAATCAGTACGGCGGTTGACCATCGATCCGCATTCACCGAACGAATTCCGTTGCAACCAGATCGTGCGCAACATGGTGGAGTTCCATGACGCCTTCTCGGTCAGCGAGGGCGACGGGCTATGGCTGGCTCCATCGGAGCGGGTACGGATCTGGTAA
- the leuA gene encoding 2-isopropylmalate synthase, protein MRNAQKPSGMPIHKYVPFQDQITVELPDRTWPDKLITTAPRWCAVDLRDGNQALIDPMSPERKHKMFDLLVRMGYKEIEVGFPSASQLDFDFVRQLIEGDRIPDDVTIQVLTQSREHLIERTYQSLEGADRAIVHLYNSTSVLQRRVVFNQDMDGIVDIALQGARLCRKYEEGLKGTEVTYEYSPESYTGTELEFAARICNAVTDVFEMSPDRNVILNLPATVEMATPNVYADSIEWMSRNLNNRENVILSLHPHNDRGTGVAAAELGYLAGADRIEGCLFGNGERTGNVDLVTLGLNLFSQGIDPMIDFSNIDEIRRTVEYCNQLPVPERSPYGGDLVFTAFSGSHQDAIKKGFEAMEKDAAAVEKTVDEIPWAVPYLPVDPKDLGRSYEAVIRVNSQSGKGGVAYLLKNEHSLDLPRRAQIEFSGVIQRRTDTVGGEVSGAQLWEIFNDEYLPTPERVWGRYSLGSVKTDTAEDGSTHLTATMVIDGVQHRRSGEGNGPIAALLDIFGQDGVDVRVLDYTEHALSEGGNARAAAYVECAVGERVLWGVGIDTNTTMASLKAVISAVNRAVRDAAATSPAVAS, encoded by the coding sequence ATGCGTAACGCACAGAAGCCCTCCGGAATGCCCATCCATAAGTACGTTCCCTTCCAGGACCAGATCACCGTTGAACTGCCGGACCGCACCTGGCCGGACAAGCTGATCACCACCGCCCCGCGTTGGTGCGCCGTGGACCTGCGCGATGGCAACCAGGCCCTGATCGACCCGATGAGCCCCGAACGCAAGCACAAGATGTTTGACCTGCTGGTGCGCATGGGTTACAAGGAAATCGAAGTAGGATTCCCCTCCGCCTCCCAGCTCGACTTCGACTTTGTCCGCCAGTTGATCGAGGGCGACCGGATCCCGGACGACGTGACCATCCAGGTGCTGACCCAGTCCCGCGAACACCTGATCGAGCGGACGTACCAGTCCCTGGAAGGCGCAGACCGCGCCATCGTCCACCTCTACAACTCCACTTCCGTCTTGCAGCGCCGCGTGGTCTTCAACCAGGACATGGACGGCATCGTCGATATTGCTTTGCAGGGCGCACGGCTGTGCCGGAAGTACGAAGAGGGCCTGAAGGGCACCGAGGTGACCTACGAGTACTCGCCGGAGTCCTACACGGGCACCGAGCTCGAGTTCGCGGCACGGATCTGCAACGCCGTCACCGATGTTTTCGAAATGTCGCCGGACCGCAATGTCATCCTGAATCTGCCGGCCACTGTCGAAATGGCCACCCCCAACGTTTACGCCGATTCCATCGAATGGATGTCCCGGAACCTGAACAACCGCGAAAACGTCATTCTTTCGCTGCACCCGCACAATGACCGGGGGACGGGCGTGGCCGCCGCCGAACTGGGTTACCTGGCCGGTGCGGATCGCATCGAAGGCTGCCTGTTCGGCAACGGAGAGCGGACCGGCAACGTGGATCTGGTGACACTCGGCCTGAACCTGTTCAGCCAGGGCATCGACCCGATGATCGACTTCTCGAATATCGACGAGATCCGCCGCACGGTGGAGTACTGCAATCAGTTGCCGGTGCCCGAACGTTCGCCCTACGGCGGCGACCTCGTCTTCACGGCGTTCTCCGGCTCCCACCAGGACGCCATCAAGAAGGGCTTCGAAGCCATGGAGAAGGATGCCGCTGCCGTCGAAAAGACGGTTGACGAGATCCCCTGGGCCGTTCCCTACCTGCCGGTTGATCCGAAGGACCTGGGCCGCAGCTACGAGGCAGTCATCCGCGTCAACTCCCAGTCGGGTAAGGGCGGAGTGGCGTACCTCCTCAAGAACGAACACAGCCTGGACCTGCCCCGGCGTGCCCAGATCGAATTCTCCGGCGTCATCCAGCGGCGCACCGATACTGTCGGCGGCGAAGTGAGCGGGGCGCAGCTGTGGGAGATCTTCAACGACGAATACCTGCCGACACCGGAGCGCGTCTGGGGCCGGTACTCGCTCGGGTCGGTCAAGACGGACACGGCCGAGGACGGCTCGACGCACCTGACGGCGACGATGGTCATCGACGGCGTGCAGCATCGCCGCAGCGGGGAAGGAAACGGCCCGATCGCGGCCCTGCTGGACATCTTCGGCCAGGACGGTGTGGACGTGCGGGTCCTGGACTACACCGAACATGCGCTCTCCGAAGGCGGCAATGCACGGGCCGCGGCCTATGTGGAATGTGCCGTGGGGGAACGCGTGCTGTGGGGCGTCGGTATCGACACGAATACTACGATGGCTTCGCTGAAGGCCGTGATCTCGGCGGTGAACCGCGCTGTGCGCGACGCCGCGGCTACTTCCCCCGCCGTCGCAAGCTGA
- a CDS encoding isoprenyl transferase: MSPKTPRRPDPHPSGATPPAVPATFVPEHVAIVMDGNGRWANQRGLPRTEGHRAGEAALLDVLAGAIEIGVKYVSVYAFSTENWKRSPDEVRFLMGFSKDVLRRQRDQLDEWGVRIRWSGRRPRLWQSVVNELEVAEQQTIGNSTCTLNMCVNYGGRAEIADAAKAIAADVAAGRLKASSVSEKTIGRYLDEPDLPDVDLFLRTSGEQRFSNFMLWQSAYAEMVFMDTLWPDVDRRTLWEAVEIYARRDRRYGGAVDAAKPAGQTAR; this comes from the coding sequence GTGAGTCCCAAAACCCCGCGCAGGCCCGATCCGCACCCGTCGGGCGCCACGCCGCCGGCGGTCCCGGCAACATTCGTACCCGAACACGTGGCGATCGTGATGGATGGAAACGGCCGCTGGGCGAACCAACGGGGACTGCCCCGCACGGAAGGCCACCGGGCGGGTGAAGCAGCACTGCTCGACGTCTTGGCGGGCGCCATCGAGATCGGTGTGAAGTACGTCAGCGTCTATGCTTTTTCGACGGAGAACTGGAAGCGCTCCCCGGACGAAGTCCGTTTCCTGATGGGGTTCAGTAAAGACGTGCTGCGCCGCCAGCGGGACCAGCTCGACGAGTGGGGCGTCCGCATCCGCTGGTCCGGCCGGCGGCCGCGGCTCTGGCAGTCCGTCGTCAACGAACTCGAGGTGGCCGAACAGCAGACAATCGGCAACAGTACCTGCACGTTGAACATGTGTGTGAACTATGGTGGCCGCGCCGAAATCGCCGATGCAGCCAAAGCCATTGCGGCCGACGTTGCTGCCGGCCGGCTGAAGGCGTCGTCGGTCTCGGAGAAGACTATCGGGCGGTACTTGGACGAACCGGACCTGCCCGATGTGGATCTGTTCCTGCGCACTTCCGGCGAGCAGCGGTTCTCCAATTTCATGCTCTGGCAATCCGCTTACGCCGAAATGGTCTTTATGGACACCCTGTGGCCGGACGTGGACCGGAGGACGCTTTGGGAGGCTGTCGAGATTTATGCCCGCCGGGACCGCCGCTACGGTGGCGCAGTGGACGCGGCGAAGCCCGCGGGACAGACGGCGCGCTAG
- a CDS encoding alpha/beta hydrolase: MPTVWTEDILGAGFESATLEVPAADGGSRRATLVRHLPEASGIQPGPQAVLYLHGWSDYFFNAELAAFWHRQGISFYALDVHNHGRNLRTAEQEENDDGAPAPEDADPGARTIGAGDLAGYASDLADYDDEIAAAMDAVREDTASRLDREPGVVKTILMGHSTGGLVAALWTDRNPGAVHALVLNSPWLEMHRSSLVRRAAATVIDPISRIRPEAEIRLPARGFYWRSISSEAEGEWDLDPKMRPQYAFPVRAGWLSAIWQGQAAVDKGLSIGVPILVLTSARSVYGPLWHEEMKSADAVLDVETMAASAVKLGSSVTVERIDSALHDVFLSKSEVRADAYRRLERWIKAYVLGS; the protein is encoded by the coding sequence ATGCCAACGGTCTGGACCGAGGACATTCTCGGCGCGGGTTTTGAATCGGCGACTTTGGAGGTGCCGGCCGCTGACGGCGGCAGCCGGCGCGCAACGCTTGTCCGGCACTTGCCCGAGGCATCGGGCATACAGCCCGGTCCGCAGGCCGTGCTTTACCTGCACGGTTGGAGCGACTACTTCTTCAATGCCGAACTCGCCGCTTTCTGGCACCGGCAAGGCATTTCCTTCTACGCGCTGGACGTCCACAACCACGGGCGCAATCTGCGCACCGCTGAGCAGGAGGAGAACGACGACGGCGCTCCCGCCCCCGAAGATGCGGATCCCGGCGCCAGGACCATCGGCGCGGGCGACCTGGCCGGCTATGCCAGCGACCTTGCCGACTACGACGACGAAATAGCAGCCGCCATGGATGCGGTGCGGGAGGACACCGCGTCCCGGCTGGACCGGGAGCCTGGCGTGGTGAAGACCATCCTGATGGGCCATTCCACCGGCGGCCTGGTGGCAGCGTTGTGGACGGACCGCAATCCGGGCGCCGTGCATGCCCTGGTACTGAACAGCCCCTGGCTGGAAATGCACCGGAGTTCACTGGTACGCCGGGCTGCCGCCACCGTCATCGATCCGATTTCACGGATCAGGCCGGAAGCCGAAATCAGGCTCCCGGCCCGCGGTTTCTACTGGCGCAGCATCAGCAGCGAGGCGGAGGGCGAATGGGATCTGGACCCGAAGATGCGTCCGCAGTATGCATTTCCCGTCCGGGCCGGTTGGCTTAGCGCCATCTGGCAGGGACAGGCCGCCGTGGACAAGGGCCTCAGCATTGGCGTGCCCATCCTCGTGCTGACATCTGCCCGGAGCGTTTACGGCCCCTTATGGCATGAGGAAATGAAGTCCGCAGATGCCGTCCTTGATGTCGAGACGATGGCCGCCAGCGCCGTCAAGCTCGGTTCGAGCGTGACAGTCGAGCGGATCGATTCGGCCCTGCACGACGTTTTCCTCTCCAAATCCGAGGTCCGGGCAGACGCGTACCGCCGGCTTGAACGGTGGATCAAAGCCTACGTGCTGGGCAGCTAG